The genomic window GGAGTTCTGGAAGCGGCGGCAGGCACGGCTGGAGTACGAGTGGGATTTAGTGGACTTTGAGgaagagcagcagcagctccaaaTCCGACCAGAATATGAGATCAAGTGCACGAGTCGCAGACTTAACCGCATCACACAGGTACAGCAATAAGTCCGCCTCTCAGCACACCTGCCCTTACGTGCCAGAGACTTTAGatggttctgttctgtgtttctttgcCCCCTTTAATCTCATATCTAAATCATTGCCTTTACTTTTAACAGTCAAACTCATTTCATCTGTCATATTAAGACCTTATTAAAAGCTTTGTTATAAGTAAAAGATAACAGTGGATTACAGATGAGCTGATGGTGTGTAAATTTTGAGACCCAGGTGGGATTCCACCAGTTTGGTGTTGTCCAAGAATTCTCTCGTATTGCAGTGCTGTGCAAGGTCAAGCTACTAAGTGTGTCAGTAGCAAGCTAGTTTGTGTCTGTTACCATCGTCCTGTAGTTAACAGTCTTAAAACAGATTCGTTACGCATGGGTGAAATGACCGAGTTGTACACTGAATTGGCTTTATGAGTTGGTGTGGTAAGAGAGATATGACATTGCGTGGAGGAGGTTGACTGACTGACCAACGAGCTATTCTTGGTCACAGGAAATGGAGCCATATCTGCCCTTCACAAGCAAATGTGCTCGCTTCTGCCTCTCTGGAGCCACTGTGGTGTTCTGGGTGAGTCTGTGGATCAAAGTTCACGATGATTAGATTTGATTTTACAGTTGTAAAAATTTTAGTTATAGTGCTCACTATTTTTAGGAttttttgtgtgaattgtgtgtttttaacctAAATGCTCCTGCTTTGTTCTTGTCTTAGATAAGTCTTATTGTGGCTTGCATCATTGGGGTGATAGCGTATCGTTTAGCTGTGTATGCGGCCTTTGCTAGCATCATGAAGGACAGCCCTACCAGTAAAATCCAACTGGTGGGCTCGCTCATCACACCCCAGCTAGCCACTTCCGTTACTGCCTCCTGCATCAACTTTGTCATTATCCTTATCCTCAACTTCCTTTATGAACATGTGGCCATCTGGATTACAGACATGGGTAAGACCATCAATTTAGACACCATTTGGCAGGcctcgttaaaaaaaaatccatccaacattttcaaaagcattAATTCTGAAAATTAATTCACATTTTAGTTCACTGACAGAGTCCATTTTTATGCTGAAGTCAGATAAGTTGTCTCTTGATCATTTACTGATGTGCTGACCACACGTATAAGCATTTCCTGTATGTTGTAACATTGCTTTTTTAGTCTGTGATGCTCTCATGTGACCCATCTAACCTCTGACTTACAGAAATACCCAAGACACATCTGGAGTATGAGAATAAGCTGACCATGAAGATGTTCCTCTTCCAGTTTGTCAACTATTACTCATCCTGCTTCTATGTTGCCTTCTTCAAAGGAAAATTTGTGGGTTACCCTGGTGACTACACTTATATGTTTGGTAAACGGAGAACACTGAGAAACGAGGAGGTCAGCATTTTCAACCATTGTGCGACTGTGAAATTTAATAAAAAGACGCATGACAAATATGGTAGAATCTCCTGATTAGAGATttgaaaagcaataaaaataatgatgttATCTGGTGCTCTGCAAACACTGTTTTTATGCCGTTGGTTAATACCTTGACCTAATTCAGTGTGCTCCAGGAGGCTGTCTGATCGAACTCACCACCCAGTTAGTCATCGTGATGGCTGGGAAGCAGCTGGTGGGGAACATCCAGGAAGCTCTACTGCCGTGAGTATCACAGAGACCTCTGATCTTTTGAGTCAAACTCTGCTGCAATCATTTCCTTTTTCACTATAACTTTTACTACACAACAGCAGCCCCAAATAACCAGAACAGTGTGTGGAAGCCAATACCAAATACCTTGCTGATTTTTCTATATTCACACTCTCTGGATGTGAATGGGAGATCTTGGAGGCCTAAAATAtgttgttattctttttttgaatTACAAAATGATTGAAATTTGCTCTAGCAGAGGTGAAACAATCATgggatttgtcatttttttctccattgtgCAGATGCAGATTAAACAGTTATATGTTCCTTTCTGACTGTGTACAGGCTCCTGAGGAACTGGTGGGGCAGCAGGAAGGCTCGGAACCATCCGGAAAGGCAGTACAGCCGCTGGGAGCAAGACCATGACCTACTGAATTTCAGCCAGTTCGGCCTTTTTTATGAATACCTAGAGATGGGTGAGACTCAACCAACCTATTCACCAGTGTCGACGCTGCCAGCCTTCTCATTGTATCAAAATCACAATCTGAAAATCACATCTGCTTACATTTTGCTcttatcttctctttttttaaactgtgttaaacAAGACTACTGAGTTGCCAAAAGAAATAtggttttatataaaaaaaacaacaacaataatgacaaaaaaaccccaaaaaacatgtGATACAGCTACGGGAACACATTTGCTGATGTTTGATGTTCGGTTTAataatatacacaaatataatatatacaacATAATAAATACACtacctggccaaaaaaaaaagtcacacactctaatatttcctTGGACCACCTTTAACTTTGATTACGACGCGCATTCGccgtggcattgtttcgacaaccttatgcaacgtcacaGCATTTATTTCCGCCTggagttgcattaatttttggccgagatTTTGTTGACGACAGGAGAATCTAACCGCTCCATAAAGTCTTCCCCAGCACATCCCAAGGACTTTCAATGGGGtcaaggtcaggactctgtgatggccaattcatgtgtgaaaatgattcctcatgctccctgaaccactctttcacaatttgagctcGATTtatcttggcattgtcgtcctggaatatgcccataccatcagggaagaaaaaatccactgatgggataaccttgtcattcagtacattcaggcaCTCAGCTCACTTTACtttattgccacataatgttgctgaacctagacctgaccaactgaagcaaccccagatcctaacactgcctccagaggctctaAATCCAAATGGTGACTTTTTCTTTGGTCAGGCAGTATATAAACCTTTCTCCTCAAGCCGAGAGCATTGAATTCCAGTATTACTGCTGACTTCACTGTTGcatctctttcacacagtgatTCAGTTTGGCTTCATCACCCTCTTTGTGGCCTCCTTCCCTCTTGCTCCTCTGCTTGCACTCTTCAATAACATCCTGGAGGTGCGAGTAGACGCCTGGAAGTTCACGACGCAGTTCCGTCGGCCTGTGGCAGCAAAGGCTCGAAACATCGGTGCCTGGCAAGAGATCCTCAATGTGGTGGCCATTTTGTCTGTGGTTACAAATGTGAGTCTTTTGAATTCTTGTCACAGAATTCTGTTTTTACTTGCTTTACTTTTCTTCACTGGGTTCACCAACTAACCCTGACACCTacttcagtctttttcatttccatttttcaaTCATCTGCTATATCACAGATGGAGGTATGAAGAAGTTCAAGAATAAACTGGATACAACTGATTGTCTCCGTACAGATAATGAGAATATGTATATTGACTTATTGTGTGGATGTTTCTTCTGCTGTCCTGTCTTCTGCTCTGCTTTACACCTGTCTCGTCAGGCGTTCATCATGGCCTTCACTTCAGACATGATTCCCCGTCTGGTCTACTTATACGCCTACCATCCAGGCAATGAGATCACTATGAGGGGCTACGTAAACAATAGCCTCTCCGTGTTTGAGATCTCCAAGTTTGACCCTTACAACGAACCTGATTCAGAGGAGAACCCTGCATGGTTTAACAGCTCCATCATCACCACTTGCAGGTCTGATCTCTGTcttgtgagcgtgtatgtgtgtgtatgtgtgcgcgtatgtgtatgtacaccATGAGAGTTGAGAATCTCACCTTGTTTGATGTTCGTTGTTAGATACCGGGATTACCGTTACCCACCGGGCCATGAGAAGGAGTACACCCACACCATGCAGTTCTGGCACATTCTCGCGGCCAAACTtgccttcatcatcatcatggagGTAAGACAAAGAGCAATATTCTTTCACGTATTTCCTGTACACCacataatgataataataataataataataataataataataataataataagtttatttagagcccagtatcactatttatatcACTATTTATAATAACAATGCTACAGTGTAGCAGTAAAGTTTATTGCCACCTACTCTGTTCCTTCAAAAACTGTCTCATTCAGATGTGTATCCTCTTggcctgtttctttttcctgtctcttcctttagcatgttgtgtttgtggttaaGTTCTTCGTTGCGTGGTTGATCCCTGACGTGCCGTCGGACGTGAAGGCACGCATCAAACGGGAGCGCTACCTTATCCAGGAGTACCTGCATAACTACGAAGTGGAGAAGCTCAAACTCCAACTAAGCCAGAGTTTCTGTGTTACCACGGAGACAGTATCCCTGCTCCCATCCAGCCCTGATAAACACGAGGTGCTGTCGGAGTGCCTGTAAAGCCTGTTTCCTGGACCAGCGGTCCTCTGTGTTTAGACCATTACTCACGAAGATCTGTTTGATACAAAATGCAGTGGAGAAGTCTAAGAAGTTTTTGTTTGGtcttacatatttacatgtctGCTGGATAACTGAGCAAGATCAGATCCTGGGCTTCTGATccaaaacaaatacagcaaTCAGAACTTAGCCGTGGCTCTAACCTCAGCCACTGCTGTCAGAACTGCATTCCACGCTGAAGATGAGCTTCAAGAGTAGGGCCaggttctctctgtttactctcTGCAAACGTTCCAACGCCTGTGC from Chanos chanos chromosome 2, fChaCha1.1, whole genome shotgun sequence includes these protein-coding regions:
- the ano5b gene encoding anoctamin-5b, with translation MNRITGKTKDATLIEMTTTAESQLEDGCAVLTGYRRTYEAEDNNGCLNSISDRGTQLPGHQEFDKTQPNKDSVYFRDGVRRIDFVLTYVDDKDGDKKQERRREFESNLEKAGLELETEDKSESDDNKTYYLKIHAPWEVLATYADVLKIKVPFKASDIPKARDVPLQWLSQPFRLPERVMRPEPDYFTSPFDKNKIDFFLIDDKETFFPPSTRNRIVYYILTRCPYYKEDNLEKDKTGIKRLLSNGTYTSAYPLHDCRYWKKARESQCESERYYLYKHWARFLCFYKEQPLNLIRKYYGEKIGIYFAWLGFYTEMLLFAAIMGVICFVYGVLSYDDNISSKEICDPNIGGKIVMCPLCDKKCTYWKLNSTCLSSWQSHLFDNEGTVFFAIFMGIWVTLFLEFWKRRQARLEYEWDLVDFEEEQQQLQIRPEYEIKCTSRRLNRITQEMEPYLPFTSKCARFCLSGATVVFWISLIVACIIGVIAYRLAVYAAFASIMKDSPTSKIQLVGSLITPQLATSVTASCINFVIILILNFLYEHVAIWITDMEIPKTHLEYENKLTMKMFLFQFVNYYSSCFYVAFFKGKFVGYPGDYTYMFGKRRTLRNEECAPGGCLIELTTQLVIVMAGKQLVGNIQEALLPLLRNWWGSRKARNHPERQYSRWEQDHDLLNFSQFGLFYEYLEMVIQFGFITLFVASFPLAPLLALFNNILEVRVDAWKFTTQFRRPVAAKARNIGAWQEILNVVAILSVVTNAFIMAFTSDMIPRLVYLYAYHPGNEITMRGYVNNSLSVFEISKFDPYNEPDSEENPAWFNSSIITTCRYRDYRYPPGHEKEYTHTMQFWHILAAKLAFIIIMEHVVFVVKFFVAWLIPDVPSDVKARIKRERYLIQEYLHNYEVEKLKLQLSQSFCVTTETVSLLPSSPDKHEVLSECL